A region of Deltaproteobacteria bacterium DNA encodes the following proteins:
- a CDS encoding sigma-54-dependent Fis family transcriptional regulator: MEKYTIYIVDDEAVARDGMALALEKRYRVRAFSTAEAALESLPDDMPELVLLDIGLPGMSGIEALEKIKERIPDTVVIMITAYEDVQTVVSAMKLGAYDYAVKPIQMDALLVSVRNALETVTMRKEIQGLHERFLREHLPCLVGESNAIQNIMDVVSKVARSPDTPILILGETGTGKELIANAIHYRSPNFKGPMISVNCASIPRDLIESELFGYEKGAFSGANSSGKKGLIEKADNGTLFLDEVGDLSMEAQAKLLRFLEQGEYYRVGGTRKRRVRTRIVSATNKNLREMLNKGRFRHDLYYRIAVISIEVPSLNDRRDDILPIAKHFLREFSSKLEKSITGFTEEAERALYSFHYKGNVRELKNIIERSVLFSEGPVIGCEDLCLEGTMTKARAETAPRSLCFPPLSTKGIDFPAIVRNLEKHYFTEALNLTKGNECKAAQLLGLTRDTFRYRRAKLHQAA; the protein is encoded by the coding sequence TATCGGGTGAGGGCCTTCTCCACCGCGGAGGCCGCCCTGGAATCACTCCCTGACGACATGCCTGAACTGGTCCTTCTCGATATCGGGCTTCCGGGCATGAGCGGCATAGAAGCCCTTGAAAAGATAAAAGAGAGGATCCCCGATACCGTCGTAATCATGATCACGGCCTATGAAGACGTCCAGACCGTTGTTTCCGCCATGAAGCTGGGCGCTTATGACTACGCGGTCAAACCCATTCAGATGGACGCACTCCTGGTAAGCGTTCGAAACGCCCTGGAGACCGTAACAATGCGAAAAGAAATCCAGGGGCTTCACGAAAGGTTCTTACGGGAGCATCTCCCCTGCCTTGTAGGGGAAAGCAACGCCATTCAAAACATCATGGATGTCGTTTCAAAGGTGGCGCGAAGTCCTGACACGCCGATACTCATCCTGGGTGAGACGGGGACGGGGAAGGAATTGATCGCAAACGCCATCCATTACAGAAGCCCGAATTTCAAGGGACCCATGATCAGCGTCAATTGCGCATCCATTCCCAGGGACCTGATCGAAAGCGAATTGTTCGGGTACGAAAAGGGGGCCTTCAGCGGAGCGAACTCATCGGGCAAGAAAGGATTGATAGAGAAAGCCGATAACGGCACCCTATTCCTGGACGAAGTAGGAGACCTGAGCATGGAGGCCCAGGCCAAGCTCCTTCGATTCCTGGAACAGGGGGAATATTACAGGGTGGGCGGGACCAGAAAGCGCCGTGTCCGGACAAGGATAGTATCCGCCACCAATAAGAACCTGCGGGAAATGCTCAACAAAGGACGCTTCAGGCATGATCTTTATTACAGGATCGCGGTGATCAGCATCGAGGTTCCCTCTTTGAACGACAGGCGGGACGATATCCTCCCAATCGCCAAGCACTTCCTCCGGGAGTTCAGCAGCAAACTGGAAAAATCCATCACCGGGTTTACAGAGGAGGCGGAAAGGGCCCTGTATAGCTTCCATTACAAGGGCAACGTCAGGGAACTTAAGAATATCATAGAAAGAAGTGTCCTGTTCTCTGAAGGTCCTGTAATAGGATGTGAAGACCTGTGTCTTGAAGGAACCATGACAAAAGCTCGGGCGGAAACTGCACCAAGATCACTCTGCTTTCCTCCCTTGTCAACGAAAGGGATCGATTTCCCAGCCATCGTGCGAAATCTGGAGAAGCACTATTTCACCGAGGCCCTGAACCTTACAAAGGGAAACGAGTGCAAGGCCGCCCAACTCCTGGGGCTCACACGGGACACATTCCGTTACAGAAGGGCCAAGCTGCACCAGGCCGCCTAG